From a region of the Actinomycetota bacterium genome:
- a CDS encoding transcriptional regulator — MAGLSQHLLALGRANLGRQLAHPTVRGIAAGDLEPERFRAWLVQDYLFLLDYVRLFALAAARAPDPDTLGRLV; from the coding sequence ATGGCCGGCCTGAGCCAGCACCTGCTCGCGCTCGGGCGGGCGAACCTGGGGCGCCAGCTGGCCCATCCCACCGTACGCGGCATCGCCGCCGGCGACCTGGAGCCCGAGCGGTTCCGGGCCTGGCTGGTCCAGGACTATCTGTTCCTGCTCGATTATGTGCGGCTGTTCGCCCTGGCCGCCGCCCGAGCGCCTGACCCCGACACCCTGGGTCGCCTGGTC